In the genome of Chiroxiphia lanceolata isolate bChiLan1 chromosome 17, bChiLan1.pri, whole genome shotgun sequence, one region contains:
- the FAM217B gene encoding protein FAM217B isoform X2 yields MKTTKECYSNGKSHPSTKGLNKPISYVKSSPGRLGKNVSSAIEKISPDTQDGNQPNVLKKGRNQLDSNTQSKRIPSVCPSLHSVQGPKRSLPERRQNESLLHRIPPSTKGSTQGNFCRVKDVPVQHFYCSKKEQLEKNHEEPVAGASPGPSKWQEASVSEMFLDFESVQIIKEDAEDDSASDLSDSERIPIPPSPCTPPELILRAEEIDPDCLEHVPEMGFKESEYYYPDFLPPPFNSWDLKQLAIFVHVEGKTDFRPKPTGLLEKYLERLVQLEWLQMQTVQNERGKAAKGRPQTAPGSTRALKSPGKGKALLSPVPSRQVVPQDSVTKLPRSCLGHRGDPHCEGSRQLHSHPGHLRPAERTGRAAPSQRQAGDARSELKKKPAAKQQLLNLQPSENGSKIQSVGNIRPPKQSPAFHGAAAPIKGFKTYTCTNPKKNGSASTCVPPKKPAGDRKIKTNGTKQTSHKFK; encoded by the exons ATGAAAACCACAAAGGAATG TTACAGCAATGGAAAAAGCCATCCGAGCACCAAAGGACTAAATAAACCAATTTCTTATGTGAAATCTTCTCCTGGAAGATTGGGCAAAAATGTATCAAGTGCCATTGAAAAG ATTTCCCCTGACACTCAAGATGGTAACCAACCAAATGTTCTtaagaagggaagaaaccaGCTGGACAGCAACACTCAGTCCAAAAG GATCCCGAGTGTTTGCCCATCACTGCACAGTGTGCAAGGACCAAAGAGGAGTCTCCCAGAAAGAAGGCAGAATGAATCTTTGCTGCACAGGATCCCTCCAAGCACAAAGGGCAGCACACAAGGAAACTTCTGTAGGGTTAAAGATGTCCCAGTGCAACATTTTTACTGCAGTAAAAAAGAACAATTGGAAAAGAATCACGAAGAACCTGttgctggagccagtccaggCCCTTCTAAATGGCAAGAAGCATCTGTAAGTGAAATGTTTCTTGATTTTGAATCAGTACAAATTATTAAAGAAGATGCTGAAGATGACAGTGCCAGTGACCTCTCTGATTCAGAAAGGATTCCCattcccccctctccctgcactcCACCGGAACTCATTCTCCGAGCTGAAGAAATCGATCCGGATTGTTTGGAACATGTCCCTGAAATGGGTTTTAAAGAATCAGAATATTACTACCCGGACTTCCTCCCACCCCCTTTCAACTCCTGGGACTTGAAGCAGCTGGCCATCTTTGTCCACGTGGAAGGGAAAACTGATTTCCGACCAAAGCCAACGGGACTTCTGGAGAAGTACCTGGAGCGCCTGGTGCAGCTGGAGTGGCTGCAGATGCAGACGGTGCAGAACGAGAGGGGGAAGGCAGCCAAGGGACGGCCCCAGACTGCTCCCGGCTCCACCCGTGCCCTGAAGAGCCCTGGCAAAGGCAAGGCATtgctcagccctgtgcccagcaggCAAGTGGTGCCCCAGGATAGTGTTACCAAGCTGCCCAGGAGCTGTTTGGGTCACAGGGGGGATCCCCACTGTGAGGGAAGTCGCCAGTTACATTCTCATCCAGGTCACTTGAGGCCGGCGGAGAGAACGGGACGTGCAGCACCTTCTCAGAGACAGGCTGGTGACGCAAGGAGCgaactgaaaaagaaaccagCTGCAAAGCAACAGCTGCTCAACCTGCAGCCCTCCGAGAACGGCTCTAAAATCCAAAGTGTTGGCAATATCAGACCCCCCAAGCAAAGCCCAGCGTTCCACGGCGCAGCTGCTCCCATCAAAGGCTTCAAAACATACACGTGCACAAATCCAAAGAAAAACGGCAGCGCCAGCACTTGTGTCCCTCCTAAAAAACCAGCGGGGGACAGGAAAATCAAGACAAATGGCACGAAGCAAACGTCACACAAATTCAAGTGA
- the PPP1R3D gene encoding protein phosphatase 1 regulatory subunit 3D — MEVRVPRRNPSYLSDLYENMLRAEGAAGRGQRQPSAVHTSSSLTFQSSTPAKKISQPNHPQSSTSSSCDPALRPIIRRRARSLPTSLERRRRAVHCQLPECQSRMNRVRFADALGLELTEVKVFQTGEDPSIPLHVLSRLSINSDLWYSNSDLEFTMQCLVPDFQQPADCMDFSSRLQEQQVCLERVTSSDLGLSGTIQVRNVAFEKRVSVRYTFDQWQNLHEVCARWHHSIPEKNGQDQADVFTFFLPVPPFLLQLCSLVQFAARYQVNGQEYWDNNRGQNYTLTCRTHPLKMPRECQESWIHFI; from the coding sequence ATGGAAGTGCGTGTTCCTCGGAGAAATCCCAGCTATCTCTCTGATCTCTATGAGAACATGTTAAGggctgaaggagcagcaggacgAGGACAACGGCAGCCCTCAGCAGTCCATACAAGTAGCAGCCTGACTTTTCAGAGCAGCACTCCAGCCAAGAAGATCTCCCAGCCAAACCAccctcagagcagcacatcCTCCAGCTGTGACCCAGCACTGCGGCCCATCATACGCCGCCGAGCCAGGTCTTTGCCCACATCACTCgaaaggaggagaagagcagTGCACTGTCAGCTTCCTGAGTGCCAGAGTCGTATGAACCGGGTGAGGTTTGCCGATGCCTTGGGTTTGGAGCTCACCGAGGTGAAAGTCTTCCAGACTGGCGAGGATCCGTCCATCCCCTTGCATGTCCTTTCCAGGCTCTCCATCAACTCAGACCTCTGGTACAGCAACTCAGACTTGGAGTTTACTATGCAGTGCTTGGTCCCGGACTTCCAGCAGCCTGCAGACTGTATGGATTTCTCCTCCCGACTTCAGGAGCAGCAGGTGTGTCTCGAGCGGGTGACCAGCTCCGACTTGGGGCTCAGTGGCACCATCCAGGTTCGCAATGTGGCCTTTGAGAAGCGGGTGTCTGTGCGCTACACCTTCGACCAGTGGCAGAACCTCCACGAAGTGTGTGCTCGCTGGCACCACAGCATCCCCGAGAAAAACGGGCAGGATCAGGCCGatgttttcactttctttcttcctgtgcctcctttcctcctccagctgtgctctCTCGTCCAGTTTGCAGCAAGGTACCAAGTCAATGGCCAGGAGTACTGGGATAACAACAGAGGCCAAAACTACACTCTCACCTGTCGGACCCACCCCCTTAAGATGCCGAGGGAGTGTCAGGAGAGCTGGATCCACTTCATCTGA
- the FAM217B gene encoding protein FAM217B isoform X1, with product MGPGIQEYPLLLHRETQQKGSNSHTNENHKGMVNYSNGKSHPSTKGLNKPISYVKSSPGRLGKNVSSAIEKISPDTQDGNQPNVLKKGRNQLDSNTQSKRIPSVCPSLHSVQGPKRSLPERRQNESLLHRIPPSTKGSTQGNFCRVKDVPVQHFYCSKKEQLEKNHEEPVAGASPGPSKWQEASVSEMFLDFESVQIIKEDAEDDSASDLSDSERIPIPPSPCTPPELILRAEEIDPDCLEHVPEMGFKESEYYYPDFLPPPFNSWDLKQLAIFVHVEGKTDFRPKPTGLLEKYLERLVQLEWLQMQTVQNERGKAAKGRPQTAPGSTRALKSPGKGKALLSPVPSRQVVPQDSVTKLPRSCLGHRGDPHCEGSRQLHSHPGHLRPAERTGRAAPSQRQAGDARSELKKKPAAKQQLLNLQPSENGSKIQSVGNIRPPKQSPAFHGAAAPIKGFKTYTCTNPKKNGSASTCVPPKKPAGDRKIKTNGTKQTSHKFK from the exons ATGGGACCAGGCATTCAAGAATATCCCTTATTGCTGCACAGAGAGACACAGCAGAAGGGAAGCAACAGCCACACCAATGAAAACCACAAAGGAATGGTAAA TTACAGCAATGGAAAAAGCCATCCGAGCACCAAAGGACTAAATAAACCAATTTCTTATGTGAAATCTTCTCCTGGAAGATTGGGCAAAAATGTATCAAGTGCCATTGAAAAG ATTTCCCCTGACACTCAAGATGGTAACCAACCAAATGTTCTtaagaagggaagaaaccaGCTGGACAGCAACACTCAGTCCAAAAG GATCCCGAGTGTTTGCCCATCACTGCACAGTGTGCAAGGACCAAAGAGGAGTCTCCCAGAAAGAAGGCAGAATGAATCTTTGCTGCACAGGATCCCTCCAAGCACAAAGGGCAGCACACAAGGAAACTTCTGTAGGGTTAAAGATGTCCCAGTGCAACATTTTTACTGCAGTAAAAAAGAACAATTGGAAAAGAATCACGAAGAACCTGttgctggagccagtccaggCCCTTCTAAATGGCAAGAAGCATCTGTAAGTGAAATGTTTCTTGATTTTGAATCAGTACAAATTATTAAAGAAGATGCTGAAGATGACAGTGCCAGTGACCTCTCTGATTCAGAAAGGATTCCCattcccccctctccctgcactcCACCGGAACTCATTCTCCGAGCTGAAGAAATCGATCCGGATTGTTTGGAACATGTCCCTGAAATGGGTTTTAAAGAATCAGAATATTACTACCCGGACTTCCTCCCACCCCCTTTCAACTCCTGGGACTTGAAGCAGCTGGCCATCTTTGTCCACGTGGAAGGGAAAACTGATTTCCGACCAAAGCCAACGGGACTTCTGGAGAAGTACCTGGAGCGCCTGGTGCAGCTGGAGTGGCTGCAGATGCAGACGGTGCAGAACGAGAGGGGGAAGGCAGCCAAGGGACGGCCCCAGACTGCTCCCGGCTCCACCCGTGCCCTGAAGAGCCCTGGCAAAGGCAAGGCATtgctcagccctgtgcccagcaggCAAGTGGTGCCCCAGGATAGTGTTACCAAGCTGCCCAGGAGCTGTTTGGGTCACAGGGGGGATCCCCACTGTGAGGGAAGTCGCCAGTTACATTCTCATCCAGGTCACTTGAGGCCGGCGGAGAGAACGGGACGTGCAGCACCTTCTCAGAGACAGGCTGGTGACGCAAGGAGCgaactgaaaaagaaaccagCTGCAAAGCAACAGCTGCTCAACCTGCAGCCCTCCGAGAACGGCTCTAAAATCCAAAGTGTTGGCAATATCAGACCCCCCAAGCAAAGCCCAGCGTTCCACGGCGCAGCTGCTCCCATCAAAGGCTTCAAAACATACACGTGCACAAATCCAAAGAAAAACGGCAGCGCCAGCACTTGTGTCCCTCCTAAAAAACCAGCGGGGGACAGGAAAATCAAGACAAATGGCACGAAGCAAACGTCACACAAATTCAAGTGA